A stretch of Mesorhizobium sp. M2A.F.Ca.ET.046.03.2.1 DNA encodes these proteins:
- the nifK gene encoding nitrogenase molybdenum-iron protein subunit beta, with product MPQSAEKVLDHAPLFREPEYRQMLAEKKLNFECPHPDQIVTDQREFTKTWEYREKNLAREALVINPAKACQPLGAVFAAAGFERTMSFVHGSQGCVAYYRSHLSRHFKEPSSAVSSSMTEDAAVFGGLKNMVDGLANTYKLYDPKMIAVSTTCMAEVIGDDLRSFIENAKNEGSVPSDFDVPFAHTPAFVGSHVDGYDGMVKGVLEHFWKGSERAQAAGAINIIPGFDGFCVGNNRELKRLLDLMAVTYTFIQDASDQFDTPSDGEYRMYDGGTKIEDVKGALNAEATLSLQHYNTRKTLEYCNEVGQATASFHYPLGVQATDEFLMKVSAISGKEIPETIRMERGRLVDAMADSQSWLHGKKYAIYGDPDFVYAMARFVMETGGEPTHCLATNGTSAWQAEIKELLASSSFGQDAQVWAGKDLWAMRSLLFTEPVDLLIGNSYGKYLERDTGTPLIRLTFPIFDRHHHHRFALMGYQGGLRVLTTILDKIFDKLDRESSETGVTDYSYDLTR from the coding sequence ATGCCGCAATCGGCCGAAAAAGTTCTCGACCATGCTCCCCTGTTCCGCGAGCCTGAATACAGACAAATGCTTGCCGAGAAGAAACTGAATTTCGAGTGTCCGCACCCTGATCAGATCGTCACCGACCAACGCGAATTCACCAAGACTTGGGAATACCGCGAAAAGAACCTCGCTCGCGAGGCGCTTGTCATAAACCCCGCCAAGGCCTGCCAGCCGCTCGGCGCGGTGTTCGCGGCCGCGGGCTTCGAGCGGACCATGTCTTTCGTCCACGGTAGCCAGGGCTGCGTTGCCTACTACCGCTCGCATCTGTCGCGACATTTCAAGGAGCCTTCGTCAGCGGTTTCCTCCTCGATGACCGAGGACGCGGCAGTGTTTGGCGGCCTGAAGAACATGGTCGACGGGCTCGCCAATACCTACAAGCTCTACGACCCCAAGATGATCGCCGTCTCGACCACCTGCATGGCCGAAGTCATCGGCGACGACCTGCGTAGCTTCATCGAGAACGCCAAGAACGAAGGCTCGGTCCCGAGCGACTTCGACGTGCCTTTCGCTCATACGCCTGCCTTCGTCGGCAGCCATGTCGATGGCTATGACGGCATGGTGAAGGGCGTGCTGGAGCATTTCTGGAAGGGCAGCGAGCGCGCGCAAGCCGCTGGGGCCATCAACATCATTCCAGGATTCGACGGATTCTGCGTCGGCAACAACCGGGAACTCAAGCGCCTCCTCGACCTGATGGCTGTCACCTATACCTTCATTCAGGACGCCTCAGACCAGTTCGACACGCCGTCGGACGGCGAATACCGCATGTATGACGGAGGCACAAAGATCGAAGACGTGAAAGGGGCACTCAATGCGGAGGCGACACTGTCGCTGCAGCACTACAACACCCGCAAGACGCTGGAATATTGCAATGAGGTCGGGCAAGCGACGGCATCCTTCCACTATCCGCTAGGTGTCCAGGCGACCGACGAGTTCCTGATGAAGGTCTCAGCCATTTCCGGCAAGGAGATCCCCGAGACAATCCGGATGGAGCGCGGCCGACTGGTTGACGCCATGGCGGACAGCCAATCATGGCTGCACGGCAAGAAATACGCAATCTACGGCGATCCGGACTTCGTCTACGCCATGGCCCGCTTTGTCATGGAAACTGGTGGCGAGCCGACCCACTGCCTCGCGACCAACGGCACCAGTGCCTGGCAAGCCGAGATCAAGGAGCTGCTCGCCTCCTCGTCCTTCGGCCAGGATGCCCAGGTCTGGGCGGGCAAAGATCTCTGGGCAATGCGCTCGCTGCTCTTTACAGAGCCGGTCGACCTGCTGATAGGCAATTCCTATGGCAAGTATCTGGAGCGCGATACCGGCACGCCGTTGATCCGGCTGACGTTTCCAATCTTCGACCGACACCATCACCATCGCTTTGCGCTGATGGGCTACCAGGGCGGTTTACGCGTGCTGACGACGATCCTCGACAAGATATTCGACAAGCTCGATCGCGAGTCGAGCGAGACTGGCGTGACGGATTATTCCTATGACCTCACCCGCTAA
- the nifD gene encoding nitrogenase molybdenum-iron protein alpha chain yields MGLDYENDGALHAKLIEDVLSQYPDKAAKRRKKHLSVATSKDEAGGEDKGPSECDVKSNIKSIPGVMTIRGCAYAGSKGVVWGPVKDMVHISHGPVGCGQYSWSQRRNYYVGTTGIDTFVTMQFTSDFQEKDIVFGGDKKLEKIIDEIEDLFPLSGGISVQSECPIGLIGDDIEAVSRKKAKEHEKTIVPVRCEGFRGVSQSLGHHIANDAIRDWVFDKEDVEFESGPYDVNVVGDYNIGGDAWASRILLEEIGLRVVGNWSGDATLAEIERAPKAKLNLIHCYRSMNYICRHMEEKYGIAWMEYNFFGPSQIEASLRNIAKHFGPEIEENTEKVIAKYRPLVDAVIAKYRPRLEGCTVMLYVGGLRPRHVITAYEDLGMVIVGTGYEFAHNDDYQRTGHYVKNGTLVYDDVTSFELEKFIEGIRPDLVGSGIKEKYPVQKMGIPFRQMHSWDYSGPYHGYDGFAIFARDMDLAINNPVWGLYRAPWKKMKDEPLRAVAAE; encoded by the coding sequence ATGGGCCTCGACTATGAGAATGACGGCGCTTTGCATGCGAAGCTTATCGAGGACGTGCTGTCCCAATATCCAGACAAGGCGGCCAAGCGCCGCAAGAAGCACCTCAGTGTCGCAACGAGCAAGGACGAGGCCGGAGGGGAGGACAAGGGCCCTTCCGAATGCGACGTCAAATCGAACATCAAATCCATTCCGGGCGTGATGACAATCCGCGGCTGCGCCTATGCCGGCTCCAAGGGCGTGGTGTGGGGTCCGGTCAAGGATATGGTCCACATCTCGCACGGGCCGGTCGGCTGTGGGCAATATTCCTGGTCGCAACGCCGCAACTATTACGTCGGCACGACGGGCATCGACACGTTCGTGACAATGCAGTTCACCTCCGACTTCCAGGAGAAGGACATCGTTTTCGGCGGCGACAAGAAGCTGGAAAAGATCATCGACGAGATCGAGGACCTGTTTCCGCTCAGTGGAGGCATCTCGGTGCAGTCCGAATGCCCGATCGGCCTGATCGGGGACGATATCGAGGCAGTGTCGCGCAAGAAAGCCAAGGAGCACGAAAAGACGATTGTACCGGTGCGCTGCGAAGGTTTCCGCGGCGTTTCACAATCGCTCGGCCACCACATTGCAAATGATGCGATCCGCGATTGGGTGTTCGACAAGGAGGATGTCGAGTTCGAGTCCGGCCCATACGACGTCAACGTCGTCGGCGACTACAACATTGGCGGCGATGCCTGGGCTTCGCGAATCCTGCTCGAGGAGATTGGGCTTCGTGTGGTCGGCAACTGGTCGGGCGACGCCACGCTCGCCGAGATAGAACGCGCGCCCAAGGCCAAGCTCAACCTGATCCACTGCTACCGGTCGATGAACTACATTTGCCGGCACATGGAGGAAAAGTACGGCATCGCCTGGATGGAATACAATTTCTTCGGCCCCTCCCAGATCGAGGCCTCCCTGCGCAACATCGCCAAGCATTTCGGCCCGGAAATCGAGGAGAACACCGAAAAGGTCATCGCCAAGTACCGGCCCTTGGTCGATGCCGTCATCGCCAAGTACCGACCGCGCCTCGAAGGCTGCACGGTGATGCTCTATGTCGGCGGCCTGCGCCCCCGTCACGTCATCACTGCCTACGAGGACCTCGGTATGGTGATCGTTGGCACCGGCTACGAGTTCGCCCACAACGACGACTATCAGCGCACCGGCCATTACGTGAAGAATGGCACGCTCGTCTATGACGACGTCACGAGTTTTGAACTGGAGAAGTTCATCGAAGGCATCCGCCCTGATCTCGTTGGCTCCGGTATCAAGGAGAAGTACCCGGTGCAGAAGATGGGCATCCCGTTCCGCCAGATGCACTCCTGGGACTATTCCGGCCCGTATCACGGCTATGACGGCTTCGCCATTTTCGCCCGCGACATGGATCTGGCCATCAACAACCCTGTCTGGGGTCTCTACCGCGCGCCGTGGAAGAAGATGAAGGACGAGCCGCTGAGGGCAGTCGCCGCCGAATGA
- a CDS encoding phage portal protein — MVQDTGKFHGCLADQHRRGVQQRAGQSRRLRLHDADRLGYSKLRVKLVEQDANGIWTETKSPAFSPVLKKPNGFQNRIQYWENYFLSKLMRGNVYVLKIRDGSRVVRSQIVLAPDRVTSLVADDGSVFYQLRTDNVSGIKEDIMVPASEIIHDRFNCLFHPLVGLSPIYAAGVAATQGLNILDSSTQFFGNRSRPGGVLTAPGSISQETADRLKAAFDTNYSGENAGKIAVLGDDLKFEPIAMNATDSQLIEQLKWTAEVVCSTFHVPPRNPL; from the coding sequence GTGGTACAGGATACTGGAAAGTTTCACGGGTGCTTGGCAGACCAACACCGTCGTGGAGTTCAACAGCGTGCTGGCCAATCACGCCGTCTTCGCCTGCATGACGCTGATCGCCTCGGATATTCCAAGCTCCGCGTCAAGCTGGTCGAGCAAGACGCCAACGGCATCTGGACGGAGACCAAGAGCCCCGCGTTTTCGCCTGTGCTGAAAAAGCCGAACGGCTTCCAGAACCGCATCCAGTACTGGGAGAATTACTTTCTCTCCAAGCTGATGCGCGGCAACGTCTACGTCCTGAAAATCCGCGACGGCAGCAGGGTGGTTCGCTCGCAGATCGTGCTGGCGCCGGATCGCGTGACGTCGCTGGTCGCCGATGACGGCTCAGTGTTCTACCAGCTGCGCACCGACAATGTCAGCGGGATCAAAGAGGACATCATGGTCCCCGCCAGCGAGATCATCCACGACCGCTTCAACTGCCTGTTTCATCCGCTGGTCGGGCTGTCGCCGATCTACGCCGCCGGCGTGGCGGCAACGCAAGGTTTGAACATCCTCGACAGCTCGACGCAGTTTTTTGGCAACAGGAGCCGGCCCGGCGGCGTTCTGACCGCACCCGGGTCGATCAGCCAGGAAACCGCCGATCGTCTCAAGGCCGCGTTCGATACCAACTACAGCGGCGAGAACGCCGGCAAAATTGCCGTGCTTGGCGACGATTTGAAATTCGAGCCGATCGCGATGAACGCCACCGATTCGCAGCTGATCGAGCAACTGAAATGGACGGCCGAAGTGGTCTGCTCGACCTTCCACGTTCCGCCAAGGAACCCTCTTTAG
- the nifH gene encoding nitrogenase iron protein, with product MSGLRQIAFYGKGGIGKSTTSQNTLAALVDLGQRILIVGCDPKADSTRLILNAKAQDTVLHLAAQEGSVEDLELQDVLKIGYKDIKCVESGGPEPGVGCAGRGVITSINFLEENGAYDNVDYVSYDVLGDVVCGGFAMPIRENKAQEIYIVMSGEMMALYAANNIAKGILKYAHSGGVRLGGLICNERQTDRELDLSEALAARLNSKLIHFVPRDNIVQHAELRKQAGEYRALAEKIHVNSGQGTIPTPITMEELEDMLLDFGIMKTDEQMLAELQAKEAKLAVAQ from the coding sequence ATGTCAGGTCTGCGTCAGATCGCATTCTACGGAAAGGGAGGCATCGGCAAATCCACCACCTCTCAAAATACGCTCGCTGCCCTGGTCGACCTCGGACAGAGAATCCTCATCGTCGGCTGCGACCCGAAAGCCGATTCCACCCGCCTGATCCTGAACGCAAAGGCGCAGGATACGGTTCTGCATCTCGCCGCCCAGGAAGGTTCTGTGGAAGACCTTGAACTCCAGGACGTGCTCAAGATCGGCTACAAAGACATCAAGTGCGTGGAGTCCGGCGGCCCCGAGCCGGGTGTCGGCTGCGCCGGCCGCGGCGTCATCACCTCGATCAACTTCCTCGAGGAGAACGGCGCCTATGACAATGTCGACTACGTCTCCTACGACGTGCTGGGCGACGTGGTGTGCGGCGGCTTCGCGATGCCGATTCGCGAAAACAAGGCCCAGGAAATCTACATCGTCATGTCCGGCGAGATGATGGCGCTCTATGCCGCCAACAACATCGCCAAGGGTATCCTGAAATACGCCCATTCGGGCGGCGTGCGGCTTGGCGGGCTGATCTGCAACGAGCGCCAGACCGACCGCGAGCTCGACCTCTCCGAGGCGCTGGCCGCAAGGCTCAATTCCAAGCTCATCCACTTCGTGCCGCGCGACAACATCGTCCAGCACGCCGAACTGAGGAAACAGGCAGGGGAGTACCGCGCATTGGCCGAGAAGATCCATGTCAATTCGGGCCAGGGCACCATCCCGACCCCAATCACTATGGAGGAGCTCGAGGACATGCTGCTCGACTTCGGCATCATGAAGACAGACGAGCAAATGCTTGCCGAGCTTCAAGCCAAGGAAGCGAAATTGGCCGTCGCTCAGTAA